Part of the Alkalilimnicola sp. S0819 genome is shown below.
GGATGGGTTCGCCCAGTGGTTTCGCGGCCAGCACCAGGACGCGCCCGCCCTGATCCGCGGCGCTCATGTCTATCGAGTCGCCGTCCCCCAGCACCACCATCTGGCCGCGGCGGATGCCTCGACCGCCGAACACCAGCTCGCCCTCGAACACATAGGCCAGCGCCGTGTGCGTCGTGGGAATTGGCAGGCTGAGCTCGGCGCCGGCGGTGAGCGCCGCGTCCAGCACCATGGGTTCGGTGGCGATGCCGTGCACCGCGCCCTGGGTGGTGCCGCCCGCATGGGCCAGTTCTCCGGCGATGAGCTTGACCCGGGCGCCGGGCAGGTCCACCACTGGGATTTCCCCGGGCGTGATGTCCCGATAGCTGGCCGGTTTCATCTTCTCCGCCGCCGGCAGATTGATCCACAACTGGAAGCCATGCATGCGCCCGGCCTCCTGCTGGGGCATCTCGGAATGGATGATACCCCGTCCGGCGGTCATCCATTGTACGCCACCGCTCTCCAGCAGGCCCTGGTTGCCCAGATGGTCCTCGTGGAGCATGCGCCCCTCGAGCATGTAGGTCACCGTCTCGAAACCCCGGTGGGGGTGGGCGGGGAAACCGGCGATGTAGTCATCGGCCCGCTCGGAGTTGAACTCGTCGAGCATCAGGAACGGATCCAGCGGCTGCTGGGGGTTGAGAATGCGCAGCAGTTTCACGCCGGCGCCGTCGGAGGCGGGCTGGCCGTTGAGGATATGCCGTACTTCGCGCGTTTTCATGGGAGCCTCCCGTGGCTTGTGCCTTGACTTGCACACAGCTTACCGCCTGGCCAGGGTGCGAAGGGGTGCCGAAAATGACTGTTTCATTTTCGGCACTAATTATCGCCTCACGGGTACTTCACCGGTGCCGGCTTGGGCCCCGGCAGGGGCAGCGGGTCGTGCTCATCGGGCACGGCGGCGAAACGCCCGGCCGCCCAATCGGCCTTGGCCTGCTCGATGCTCGCTCGTTCGCTGGCGACGAAGTTCCACCAGATGTGCCGATGGCCATCCAACGGTGCGCCGCCCAGCAGCATGGCGTGCACCGGGCCCGTCTCGGCATGCAGCTCCACGGGCGTGCCAGGGGCGAGGACCAGCAGTTCGCCCGCTTCGTAGGCAGTGTCGGCGTCGGCGGGCAGACGGCCGGCGAGCAGATACAGGGCGCGTTCCTCGTGCTCGGCGGGGAAGGTGAAGCGGGCCCCGGCCTGCAGCGACAGTTCAGCGTAGAACAGCGGGGAATGGGTGGTCACCGGCGAGCGTTCCCCGGCCCAGTCTCCCGCGATCAGTGTGAGGCGCGCACCGTCCTGCTCGATGCGGGGCAGCTCTTCACGGCCATGATGGGCGAAGCTGGGGGCTGTTGCCTCCAGGTCCCGCGGCAGCGCCACCCAGGCCTGCAGCCCGTAGAGTTCGTGCTCGCCACGGCGAACGCTGGCAGGGCTGCGCTCGGAGTGGGCGATGCCCCGGCCGGCGGTCATCCAATTTACCTCGCCCGGGCGTATGGGCTGCACCGTGCCCAGGCTGTCCCGGTGCAGCAGCTCGCCGCTGAACAGCCAGGTCACGGTAGCCAGGCCGATATGGGGATGGGCCGGCACGTCCAGGCCCGCGCCCGCGGGGAAGCGGGTAGGGCCCATCCGGTCCAGGAACACGAAGGGGCCGACCCGGCGGCAGGCCGCCGAGGGCAGGGCACGCTGCACGTCGAAATGCTCGCCCAGTTTGCCGGGTCGCGGCTGGATCCGGGTCAGAACCCGGGGGTCGCCGGCTGTGTCTGTGTTCATGCTGATGCCTCGCCGAGTGCGTTCATCGTTCATGTTACTACCGCGATGGCTGTGCAGGCACGGCGTATGGCCCGGGTCTTGTCTGTCATGCCAGCAGCCCCCGCTCGGCGAAGGAGACGGCCTCACCGTCTCCCACCACGAAATGATCCAGCAAGCGAATATCCACCAGCCCCAGTGCCTCCCCCAGGCGGCGGGTAAGCAATTCGTCGGCCCGGCTGGGTTCGGCCACCCCGGAGGGGTGGTTGTGGGCGAGGATCAGTGCGGCGGCGTTCAGCGCCAGGGCACGCTTGACCACCTCACGCGGGTAGACGCTGGCCGCGTCGATGGTGCCGCGGAAAAGCTCCTCGAAGGCGAGCACCCGGTGGCGGTTGTCCAGGAACAGGCAGGCGAACACCTCGTGCGGGTGATGGCGCAGTTTGGCCGTCAGGTAGGCCCGGGTGTCCGCCGGGCTGCCCAGGGCCTCGCCGCGCTGCAGTTTTGCCCACAAGTGCCGCCGCCCCATCTCCAGCACCGCCTGCAACTGGGTGTACTTGGCCGGCCCCAGCCCGCGCTCCCGGCAAAACTCCGTCAGATCCGCCTCCAGCAGCGCGCGCAGCCCGCCGAAGCGTTGCAGCAGCTCCCGAGCCAGGCCCACCGCGCTCAGGCCTGGGCGGCCGGTGCGCAGGAAGATCGCGAGCAGTTCGGCATCGGACAGTGCCGCCACCCCCTGGGCGAGCAGTTTTTCCCGTGGGCGCTCGGCCAGAGGCCAGTCGGTGATGGGCATCGTCCCTCCTTCGCTATTGTTGATCGTTCTCGCCGGGGCGGGATTTTTGCCGCCGGCCCGCTTTGCCGCTAACCTTGAGCGCACCTGCCCGCTGAGCCGAACGAGCCCGAAGAGCATGAGCGCCCTTGCCGAACGCCACATCCTGCTGGGAGTCACCGGCGGCATTGCCGCGTACAAGGCCGCCGACCTGGTGCGCAAGCTGCGCGAGGCCGGCGCCCGGGTGCGGGTGGCAATGACGGCGGGGGCCGCCGAATTCGTCACGCCGCTTACCTTCCAGGCTCTCTCCGGCGAGCCGGTGCACCAGAATCTGTTGGACCCGGACGCCGAGGCCGCCATGGGGCATATCGAGCTTGCCCGCTGGGCCGATGCCCTGCTGATCGCCCCCGCCAGCGCGGATTTCATGGCGCGGCTGGCCCATGGCCACGCCAGCGATCTGCTGAGCACCGTCTGTCTTGCCACCGACGCTCCCCTGTTCCTCGCCCCGGCCATGAACCGGCTGATGTGGGCCAACGCCGCCACCCAGGCCAATGCCCGGCTGCTGGCTGAGCGGGGTGTGCGCCTGCTGGGGCCCGGCGCCGGTCAACAGGCCTGCGGCGAGGTGGGCGACGGCCGCATGCTGGAACCGCCCGAATTGGTCGCCGCCTTGGGCGCGCACTACGCGGGCGGCGCGCTGCGCGGGCGCACCGTGCTGATCACCGCCGGCCCTACCCGGGAGCCGCTGGACCCGGTGCGTTACATCAGCAACCGCAGCTCGGGGAAAATGGGCTTCGCCCTGGCGGAGGCCGCCAGAACGGCCGGCGCCCGGGTGCTGCTGGTCGCCGGGCCCTGCGCGCTGGCCACACCCGCCGGCGTGGAGCGTATCGACGTGGAAACCGCCGAACAGATGCACCGGGCGGTGATGGGCCGGGTGGCCGAAGCCGATATCTTCATCGCCAGCGCCGCGGTGTCGGATTACCGAGCGGTGGAGGCGGCCGAGCGCAAGATCAAGAAGAGCGAGGACAGCCTCGCCCTGAGCTTGCGGCGCAACCCGGACATCCTGCGCGACGTGGCCGCCCTGCCCGCACCGCCCTTCACCGTGGGCTTCGCCGCCGAAACCCATGAGCTGGCCCACTACGCCGAGGGCAAGCGCCGGAGCAAGAAACTGGACATGATCGCCGCCAACTGGGTGGGGGAGGGCCGGGGCTTCGACGCCAACGACAATGCGCTGGAGGTCTTCTGGGAGGGCGGCCGGCGCGCACTGGCGCAGCAGCCCAAGACGCAGCTCGCCCGGGAGCTGATTACACTGATAACGGAACGCCATGAAGCGCAATATTGAGCTGAAGATCCTGGACCCGCGCCTGGGCACGGAATTCCCGCTCCCCGACTACGCCACCGAAGGCTCCGCCGGGCTGGACCTGCGCGCCTGCCTGGATGCGGACACCGAGCTGGCGCCGGGCGAGACGCTACTCATTCCCACCGGCATGGCGATACACATCGCCGACCCGGCGCTGGCGGCGGTGATCCTGCCCCGCTCCGGCTTGGGCCACAAACACGGCATCGTGCTGGGCAATCTGGTGGGGCTGATCGACTCCGACTACCAGGGGCAGCTGTTCGTGTCCTGCTGGAACCGCGGCGCTGACAGCTTCACCATCCAGCCCGGCGAGCGGATCGCCCAGCTGGTGTTGGTGCCGGTGGTGCATGCGCGCTTCGAGCTGGTGGACGAGTTCCGGCCCAGCCGCCGGGGGGACGGCGGCTTCGGGCATTCCGGACGGGGCTGAAAAGGAATCAGGGGGGCATCATGAAGGCGTTGCGCATGAAGATCGGCCGGGTCGTGCCGGCGGCGGGGCAGCCGCTGTGGCTATATGGCCTGGCGTGGGCGGGCCTGGCCATGGTGGTGTTGCTGGCAAGCCTGAGCTGGCTGGCGCGGGGCGCGGACCAACAGGCCGAGAAGCAACTGGTCGCGGCGCAGCAGACCCAGGCGGAGCTGCAGGCCGCCCGGGTCGGGCGCTGGCTGAGCGAGCGCCAGCAGGCGCTGGCGAGCATTGCCCAGAGTGCCGAACTGCGGGCGGCCTGGGCGGACCCGGTGCGGCGAGAAACGCGTCTGGAAATGCTGCGCAGCGCCTTCCCCGAGGCGCTGCGGCTGATGAGCGTGGAGCCGGGGCGCAGCCAGCCTGATCTTCAGGCCACCCCGCCGATGGGTTACGCACTGCTGGACATGCTGCGCCGCGCCGAGGAAAGCGGCGAGGCGCCGGCCGTTGAGGCGCATTTGCCCGGCAGTGAGCAGGCGCAC
Proteins encoded:
- the dut gene encoding dUTP diphosphatase, coding for MKRNIELKILDPRLGTEFPLPDYATEGSAGLDLRACLDADTELAPGETLLIPTGMAIHIADPALAAVILPRSGLGHKHGIVLGNLVGLIDSDYQGQLFVSCWNRGADSFTIQPGERIAQLVLVPVVHARFELVDEFRPSRRGDGGFGHSGRG
- a CDS encoding pirin family protein produces the protein MKTREVRHILNGQPASDGAGVKLLRILNPQQPLDPFLMLDEFNSERADDYIAGFPAHPHRGFETVTYMLEGRMLHEDHLGNQGLLESGGVQWMTAGRGIIHSEMPQQEAGRMHGFQLWINLPAAEKMKPASYRDITPGEIPVVDLPGARVKLIAGELAHAGGTTQGAVHGIATEPMVLDAALTAGAELSLPIPTTHTALAYVFEGELVFGGRGIRRGQMVVLGDGDSIDMSAADQGGRVLVLAAKPLGEPIRQYGPFVMNTVEELEQALQDYRDGRLTG
- the coaBC gene encoding bifunctional phosphopantothenoylcysteine decarboxylase/phosphopantothenate--cysteine ligase CoaBC; this encodes MSALAERHILLGVTGGIAAYKAADLVRKLREAGARVRVAMTAGAAEFVTPLTFQALSGEPVHQNLLDPDAEAAMGHIELARWADALLIAPASADFMARLAHGHASDLLSTVCLATDAPLFLAPAMNRLMWANAATQANARLLAERGVRLLGPGAGQQACGEVGDGRMLEPPELVAALGAHYAGGALRGRTVLITAGPTREPLDPVRYISNRSSGKMGFALAEAARTAGARVLLVAGPCALATPAGVERIDVETAEQMHRAVMGRVAEADIFIASAAVSDYRAVEAAERKIKKSEDSLALSLRRNPDILRDVAALPAPPFTVGFAAETHELAHYAEGKRRSKKLDMIAANWVGEGRGFDANDNALEVFWEGGRRALAQQPKTQLARELITLITERHEAQY
- the radC gene encoding RadC family protein: MPITDWPLAERPREKLLAQGVAALSDAELLAIFLRTGRPGLSAVGLARELLQRFGGLRALLEADLTEFCRERGLGPAKYTQLQAVLEMGRRHLWAKLQRGEALGSPADTRAYLTAKLRHHPHEVFACLFLDNRHRVLAFEELFRGTIDAASVYPREVVKRALALNAAALILAHNHPSGVAEPSRADELLTRRLGEALGLVDIRLLDHFVVGDGEAVSFAERGLLA
- a CDS encoding pirin family protein, whose translation is MNTDTAGDPRVLTRIQPRPGKLGEHFDVQRALPSAACRRVGPFVFLDRMGPTRFPAGAGLDVPAHPHIGLATVTWLFSGELLHRDSLGTVQPIRPGEVNWMTAGRGIAHSERSPASVRRGEHELYGLQAWVALPRDLEATAPSFAHHGREELPRIEQDGARLTLIAGDWAGERSPVTTHSPLFYAELSLQAGARFTFPAEHEERALYLLAGRLPADADTAYEAGELLVLAPGTPVELHAETGPVHAMLLGGAPLDGHRHIWWNFVASERASIEQAKADWAAGRFAAVPDEHDPLPLPGPKPAPVKYP